CAAAACAGGGTAAGATGAACCGACCTCTGTTTCAGATGGGCTGTAGTTTGTATGCTGTCAGAAATGACACACTCGGGAATTCAGGCCAGCCTATAGTATTGACTATAGTCCGTGTCAACCTGAGAAGAGCAAAAAAACGTAACGATGATATTTCAAAGTATAATGACAAAAATCTGTTGAGAAAAATGTTTTTCCCCAgttacagtatatatttttaattaatttcttgTTCCATGCTGTTTGACATGTTTGTAATAACGTTCACTAGAACAGCACAATAACTATTTATCAGCAACTGAGGCAAGTACTGTTTTTAGTGTCCTTTTCACGACTAGTATTAAAAGTTCACTTGGTTCTTGACATTGGTGTCTCTTTGAATGGTGATGGTTTGTACTCCGTTAACACTAAAAATGAAGTAGTGAGTGAAATGTGTTTATCTCAATTTGTGGAGTTGTTTCCTACCTTAATGAgaaaatattgtttttgttttggcaCAGAACTTTCTCCTTTAAGAAGAAGTCAGAATGTGGTGTTAATAAAGTTACGGTTTCATCAAAGGTAACACATCCAAACGCTTTAGCAAGCAGGAATGTCAACATTCCTTATAGCAGCACTGTGTTTAAACCTCTGACGTTTTTAACCAAGCCTGAAAGAGATCCAGCAAAAGCCAACAGTGTCTTGAGTGACAGCGGGTCGCAAACACACTCTCTGGGATCAGGTGGATCGTCCCAGTGCAAATTCAGACCTCAGTCACCCGCAGATCCTGCTGCAGGAGTCAAAATTGCCAGCGCTGGATTCAGTGGAGGTGGGAAACCTGTGCTGGATGCCTCTTTAGGTATCGAAGAATGGGATGATTTCGATGACTTTGAGTCCCCTGTCCAAATAAAGACAAGCTCGCTGTCCAGCCCTGGGGATTCAAGAAGAGCCGTTAGAAAGGAGGGTGCTTCCTCTGTGACTAAACAGGATGTTAAGACTGATACAGCTGACAAGGACATTCGGAAAAGGTCTCCATGTGCCAAGGCCTCTGGGGCTCTGCAAGGTGGGGAGTTAATGCTAGGAGCATCACTTCGCCCAATAGGCATGCAGGACACATGGAGAGAGGATGATGTCACTGTAGTGAACGAGCATCCAGCGTGTGAGAAGGATCAGGGGGAGTCTGGGGTGATGCCGGTGACGGGACACCCCTCCCTTCATCTCAAGTCACCACTAAGCTACAGGGACGAGGCTGCAGCTGAGCCCAGGTCACCCGACAAAAAGACAGGTTGGCATTCTCCCATCTTAGCTCTGGTAGAATTCATCTTTGGTTGATTTACTacaatgtttgtgtttatatgagTTAAAATTGTGCCCGCTATTTTTCTTTGACTAGGCAACGGAAGTTCAGAGATTGATCCATGTGTTATAGATGTCGATGCTCCACCTGACATTCCAGAAGATAGAGACTTTATTCCCCCTTCACCAGAGGGGTACTCATCAAAGTCACCTTTTTGTTTTAGgtaaaaaaacattattcattttttttttattttaactctTTAATCGGCACTTTATTTTTTAACCTATAGCTGAGATATGTTTTATACAAGCATGTATGTATCAAGAAGGACCAAAGAATTTTGTTTGTACTAATACTCAGTGTAATTGCAGCAAATCTGATGCCCAGAACTCTAGTGACATCAGCCATGTGTCACCAAAGAGATCCAGCTGTAGCCTATCAGGGAACACCAAGAAGCCTTTCATTTTTGAAGAGGGAAAATGTAAgttgtttttctattttttttcttacctCTTCCACTGTGGAATAAGTCTCTCTTTAGAAATTAGCTGCTTGTGCTTCCTTTGTACTGATTGTGCAAGTAGATTCATGCAGGTTGTTTAGGTCTCTACCATGCTCCCATAAAGGTGGAGGATCAGAAATGGGGGGACAGCTGTTCAGCATCATGGAGTCCATCTGCCGACTTGTAGATTCCATCCCTGAGGAAGAGCTCATAGCGCTGCCGTCTGGAACAGAGCTCCTGCTGCAACGAGCTCGcaggtaaaataaataaataaataaatgtcagtGCAGTGTAACTGGATAGCTTTGGTCACCATGAGATGCTGAGGCTGTTTTCATTCTCCTTCCAGGAAGAAATTACTCTCAATGTCTGCTGACACTCCACTGAGATGGCAATCCAGCTGTGAAGCCACTTCGGCAACCAAACTTGACAGATTTCGGGAAAGCGGCAATTTTTTGTTTACCACTCCGCAGCATGCACTGTCTGCTTCCAGTACGGGGCTTTCTGGGAACTCCTTCCAGTTCAGGGGGTCCTCGTCTGCTCCGTCCATTGGTGACAACACAGTCTTCAACGATTCTGACTGCTTTATTAGCAGCGTTCAAACAGAAACTTCCAGAAGAGCTGCTTCACTGTCCAGCCTGACCATCACAGTGGGAAAGGGGACGGAACCCACCCACAAAAGCTATGGAGGCTCCCCTTTGGATTGCAGCTCCGCCACACGCTGCAGCTTCCCCGCCGATCAAACTCATGAGTCTGAGATGAACTCTACCCACTTCTGGTCCACAGAGAGGTCAGTGAGTAGCCCTGAGAGCAGGATGGACACAAACGTCCAGGTTCTGGGGAGTTCTCACGCCTCAGCGGACATGGACCCAGATGATATCTTCATCGACGACTTTGACATTGATGACTTTGACGAGTCAGACATCCCAAAATACTTTGAGAGTCCGCCGAACCAGCCGTCTAGGGCCACGACTGGGCCGATAAGAGAGGGAGGGCCGACCAGGACGCCTCGGGAAAAGCAGTACATGCCTCCCGCTTCAGCGGCAAAGCCAGGCAAGCTTCGTTCTCCAGGTGAGTGTGCGTGACGTCGGCGGCCATGGGTAGTGGGTGCATCTTGGTCCGCATATGTcagctctctcccccccccccgaccccaccAGAGCCCACGGCTCCAAACCCGGCCCACGACCGCTTCCGGGGCTTCAGCTTCCCCCACTGCGCCGAGATGATGAAGGTCTTCCACAAGCGCTTTGGCCTGCATCAGTTTCGTTTTAATCAGCTGGAGGCCATCAATGCCACGTTGCTGGGCGAGGACACCTTTGTCTTAATGCCTACAGGTCTGtgcagaaaaataaatagaCACTACCTTGAGGTGCATTTGTCATATTATACTATGCAGAAGCCATCATATAAATGTCTTCTTTGGTTTTAAATTAGAATGTTTCTATAACAAAAGCTAGCTGATGCATGTTGGTCTTTAAACAGTCCTCTGCAGATGGGCATGTTGTCCTGTAATATCGGTTTACGCTGGCAGAATGATCACTCTGAAATCTGCGTGACGAGTCACATGTCATTGCTGTGTTGTTATAGGGGGGGGTAAAAGCCTCTGCTACCAGCTGCCTGCGTGTGTCTCCCAGGGAGTGACTGTGGTCATTTCCCCTCTGCGCTCACTCATTGTTGACCAGGTGCAAAAGCTGACGACACTGgatgtaagttttttttttttcttttctttttttttccttttttgtcgTCTGCTGTGCTGCATTTTGTCTGGTCTCCTGTGCTTTGGCTGCCAGGGCCGGTcacccctctgtctgtctgattaCTGTGCAGATTCCAGCCACCAGTTTATCGAGAGATAGGAGTGACAGTGAAGCTGGGAAGATTTATATGCAGCTGTCCAAGAAGGATCCCATCATTAAGCTGCTCTACGCCACACCGGAGAAGGTGACGTCCTTTCACGCCTCATACTGTCGGTTTTTCATTTTGGTGTTTGTGCTTTCTAGCCACAACGACGCCACTTGCTGAGTCTGTCTCTGATTAGCCTCTGAAACGCTCCTGCAGGTGTGTGCCAGTGGCCGGATGATAAGCGCACTGCAGAATCTCTATGAGAGGGGCCTCCTGGCTCGCTTTGTCATCGACGAAGCCCACTGCGTCAGTCAGGTATGTGCCCAGCGCGAGGCGGCAGTACCCCGAAGGCTCCGTCATGCACCTCCTGCTGCCGCGTACTCAGATCTTTTTCATTCGGCTTCACCAGGGATCCCACAGGACATGAAATTTCTGGAAAATCATGGAATTTTTATGTCTGTTCCTGACGTGGAAAGTCAGGggatctgatttttttttttttttggggccaATATCTGGGAATTTTGTTTGATCGAAATGTGTGTCGTCAGAATGTAATACTTTCCGTGCAGTATTTATCTTTAAAAGGTTATTCCACTCGTTTCTCATATTGCATGAGTGGTTGTTATtggttatttaattttgttgcaCCCATCTATACCCTCCCTGCTCGTCACAATGGGAAATCACTTCAGTCAAGGTGCGCAGTGTCCTGTAGCTGCTAACCAAGGCGAACATGCCAGGGAAATGTACATTTCAAGAGCTTTGGCTACGAAATGTGCTTAAAAATGATCAAACGGAGCAGATGGCATTCAGGAGGTTATTCAGGAGGAAACCTTTGCTTTATCCGTGGATCTTTGTGATGCTGAGGGAATGACAGAAATGTCAGCTGAAATCAGGCTGAGAACGGGCATGCCAACCATCCTGCCCGTGCCCCACATGCCAGCTAATCCGCCAGCAGGTGCATTAGGAGGGAGAAATGATGTGTGTGTTAGCTGCCAGGTCATGGGTCATGGCGGCAGACGTGATGGGAGCAGCTCATGCGAGACACACAGATCTGTAGCACGCAAGCTAGTTTGTGTGCCAGTTATTCAGAAGATAGCAGAGGCTGATAAGTATTGGCATTTAAAGAATTTGCGACTCGCTCTTGCGCATTATTGCGGTTGTTGCATGTTATGTggataaaaataaacatgcataCTCTTGAGttttatatctatatattaGATGGCTGTGTTTAAACAGGCCTGTCAGGCTGTTTCATGTGCTTCTGTTCCCATAACGTTTGCTGTTCCAGTGGGGCCATGACTTCCGGCCTGACTACAAGCGGATGTACGAGCTCCGGCAGAAGTTTCCCAAAGTGCCCATCATGGCCC
The Paramormyrops kingsleyae isolate MSU_618 chromosome 13, PKINGS_0.4, whole genome shotgun sequence DNA segment above includes these coding regions:
- the blm gene encoding recQ-like DNA helicase BLM isoform X2, with the protein product MPALPQNNLKEHLERHNAAQNKLSLSKAKTGTFSFKKKSECGVNKVTVSSKPERDPAKANSVLSDSGSQTHSLGSGGSSQCKFRPQSPADPAAGVKIASAGFSGGGKPVLDASLGIEEWDDFDDFESPVQIKTSSLSSPGDSRRAVRKEGASSVTKQDVKTDTADKDIRKRSPCAKASGALQGGELMLGASLRPIGMQDTWREDDVTVVNEHPACEKDQGESGVMPVTGHPSLHLKSPLSYRDEAAAEPRSPDKKTGNGSSEIDPCVIDVDAPPDIPEDRDFIPPSPEGYSSKSPFCFSKSDAQNSSDISHVSPKRSSCSLSGNTKKPFIFEEGKCGGSEMGGQLFSIMESICRLVDSIPEEELIALPSGTELLLQRARRKKLLSMSADTPLRWQSSCEATSATKLDRFRESGNFLFTTPQHALSASSTGLSGNSFQFRGSSSAPSIGDNTVFNDSDCFISSVQTETSRRAASLSSLTITVGKGTEPTHKSYGGSPLDCSSATRCSFPADQTHESEMNSTHFWSTERSVSSPESRMDTNVQVLGSSHASADMDPDDIFIDDFDIDDFDESDIPKYFESPPNQPSRATTGPIREGGPTRTPREKQYMPPASAAKPGKLRSPEPTAPNPAHDRFRGFSFPHCAEMMKVFHKRFGLHQFRFNQLEAINATLLGEDTFVLMPTGGGKSLCYQLPACVSQGVTVVISPLRSLIVDQVQKLTTLDIPATSLSRDRSDSEAGKIYMQLSKKDPIIKLLYATPEKVCASGRMISALQNLYERGLLARFVIDEAHCVSQWGHDFRPDYKRMYELRQKFPKVPIMALTATATPRVQKDILNQLQMSKPQVFTMSFNRDNLKYTILPKKPKKVDVDCVEWIKKHYPRDSGIIYCLSRNDCDSMAESLQKAGLAALSYHAGLNDGDREYVQSKWINQDGCQVICATIAFGMGIDKPDVRYVIHASLPKSVEGYYQESGRAGRDGEVSHCVLFYSYTDVIRIKRLITMDKEGNHQSKTIHFNNLHSMVHFCENIMECRRIQLMAYFGEKNFNPSFCKNHPEVICDNCARPNQYKSRNVTEDVKRIVKFVQENCEKVGARYSKTAQQNRLTLNMLVDIFLGAKSARIQSGMFGVGSAYSRLNAERLFKKLVLDYILEEDLYITANGQAVAYISLGRNAGSVLNGFMQVEFQETESASSIRKHKAAVTKAVSQREEMVQKCLQELNELCKKLGKIFGIHYYNIFSTGTLKKIAETLSADPEVLLQIDGVTEDKLDKYGAELIELLQKYSEWQLPVGEQGEGPSDAQGWIDTSSGRVDDGEYGGDEEGTSGYFRRRAARGQKRKQASCFRKPKRQRGSSASGQASSSGGDKPWASWSYRGKAKARPTNTGRGCGSQAAASAVRRPGMMALPTPRSHQRPFLKPAFSHLG
- the blm gene encoding recQ-like DNA helicase BLM isoform X1, encoding MPALPQNNLKEHLERHNAAQNKLSLSKAKTGTFSFKKKSECGVNKVTVSSKVTHPNALASRNVNIPYSSTVFKPLTFLTKPERDPAKANSVLSDSGSQTHSLGSGGSSQCKFRPQSPADPAAGVKIASAGFSGGGKPVLDASLGIEEWDDFDDFESPVQIKTSSLSSPGDSRRAVRKEGASSVTKQDVKTDTADKDIRKRSPCAKASGALQGGELMLGASLRPIGMQDTWREDDVTVVNEHPACEKDQGESGVMPVTGHPSLHLKSPLSYRDEAAAEPRSPDKKTGNGSSEIDPCVIDVDAPPDIPEDRDFIPPSPEGYSSKSPFCFSKSDAQNSSDISHVSPKRSSCSLSGNTKKPFIFEEGKCGGSEMGGQLFSIMESICRLVDSIPEEELIALPSGTELLLQRARRKKLLSMSADTPLRWQSSCEATSATKLDRFRESGNFLFTTPQHALSASSTGLSGNSFQFRGSSSAPSIGDNTVFNDSDCFISSVQTETSRRAASLSSLTITVGKGTEPTHKSYGGSPLDCSSATRCSFPADQTHESEMNSTHFWSTERSVSSPESRMDTNVQVLGSSHASADMDPDDIFIDDFDIDDFDESDIPKYFESPPNQPSRATTGPIREGGPTRTPREKQYMPPASAAKPGKLRSPEPTAPNPAHDRFRGFSFPHCAEMMKVFHKRFGLHQFRFNQLEAINATLLGEDTFVLMPTGGGKSLCYQLPACVSQGVTVVISPLRSLIVDQVQKLTTLDIPATSLSRDRSDSEAGKIYMQLSKKDPIIKLLYATPEKVCASGRMISALQNLYERGLLARFVIDEAHCVSQWGHDFRPDYKRMYELRQKFPKVPIMALTATATPRVQKDILNQLQMSKPQVFTMSFNRDNLKYTILPKKPKKVDVDCVEWIKKHYPRDSGIIYCLSRNDCDSMAESLQKAGLAALSYHAGLNDGDREYVQSKWINQDGCQVICATIAFGMGIDKPDVRYVIHASLPKSVEGYYQESGRAGRDGEVSHCVLFYSYTDVIRIKRLITMDKEGNHQSKTIHFNNLHSMVHFCENIMECRRIQLMAYFGEKNFNPSFCKNHPEVICDNCARPNQYKSRNVTEDVKRIVKFVQENCEKVGARYSKTAQQNRLTLNMLVDIFLGAKSARIQSGMFGVGSAYSRLNAERLFKKLVLDYILEEDLYITANGQAVAYISLGRNAGSVLNGFMQVEFQETESASSIRKHKAAVTKAVSQREEMVQKCLQELNELCKKLGKIFGIHYYNIFSTGTLKKIAETLSADPEVLLQIDGVTEDKLDKYGAELIELLQKYSEWQLPVGEQGEGPSDAQGWIDTSSGRVDDGEYGGDEEGTSGYFRRRAARGQKRKQASCFRKPKRQRGSSASGQASSSGGDKPWASWSYRGKAKARPTNTGRGCGSQAAASAVRRPGMMALPTPRSHQRPFLKPAFSHLG